ACAGCGATACGCCGAGCAGCAGCATAAGTAGATACGGAACACGCCACGAACGCCGACCTACTCGATCGGCGAGTCCGTCGGGCCTCAGTTGACTTCGAGGATTTCGACGTCGAACGTCAGCGTCTCGCCGGCGAGGCGGGGGTTAAAATCGACGCGGACGACATCCTCGTCGACGTGGACGACTTCGCCCTGGCTCCCGTTTTGCGCCTCTAGATAAGCGCCCTCCTCGGGCGTCTGGCCGCCGAGCATCTCTTCGAGTTCCGCGGTGTCGAACGCCTGAATCTGGTCGTCGCTGGGCTCGCCGTAGGCCTTCTCGGGCGGGATCTCCAGCGTCTCTTCCTCGCCGGCCGCCAAGCCGATCAGCCCCTCCTCCATCCCCTGGATGACCTGCTCGTCACCAACCTCGACCGTCAGCGGTGCGTACTCGCGGTCGGGTTGGGCTTCGGCGAGACCCGTCTCCTCCGCGACGGAGCGTCGGGACGTATCGAACACGGTGCCATCGTCGAGGCGCCCTGTGTACTCGAGGGTCACAGAGTCGCCTGTGGTTATCGACATACCGAGG
This genomic window from Halorubrum sp. PV6 contains:
- a CDS encoding peptidylprolyl isomerase → MSITTGDSVTLEYTGRLDDGTVFDTSRRSVAEETGLAEAQPDREYAPLTVEVGDEQVIQGMEEGLIGLAAGEEETLEIPPEKAYGEPSDDQIQAFDTAELEEMLGGQTPEEGAYLEAQNGSQGEVVHVDEDVVRVDFNPRLAGETLTFDVEILEVN